Genomic segment of Azospirillum brasilense:
CAGCGCCCAGCCCGCCACGCCGAGCGCGCGCAGCCGACCCATCAGCGAATGCGCCACGCCATGCCGTACCGTCACCACCAGATCGAAGACCGCCAAGGTGCCGACCGCCATGTCCTCCTCGTCCACGCCCAGCGGGCGCAGGGGCGTTCCCAGATAGGCGCTGCGGCGGGTCAGTGGGTGTTCGGGCAGCACCAGCGGCAGCGGATGGGGGATGATCGACGCAAAGACCTCCGCCGCCGCCTCTGTGAGGGACAGATGACCGCCGCCCAGCGCCACGAGATGCGCGTCATAGCCCTTCCCGGCCAGCCAGCGGGCCATGCGGACGGCGGTATCCAACCCCTCCGTGTCGGCAGGCTCCGCCACCAGCGCCGCCAGACGACGATTTCCCGCCGGGGGGAGCAGCGGCAGCACCGAGGGCAGGCGATGCACCGTCTGGTAGACATCTTCCGGCATGGCGACCCCGGCGCGATAGCGGTCGATGGGCGCCGCCGCCCAGCCGCCGTTGGACGGCCGCGACCACGCCGCGGCCATCTCCTCGCGCAGCGCGAGCAGGGCGGCATCGGCGCTGGCCGGCGGTTGCACCGCGTCGGGCAATGCGAGGCCGAGGCTCAACCGGGCCTCGGCGCAGGACTTCCGGGGGTCCCGCTCCAGCAAGGGGGTGCCCACCGGCTGGCGCCGCACGAGGTCGAGCAGGACCGTCGTCGGCAGCATCGTCATCGCCGCCCCTCCGTCAGGCAGGGGGAACGGCGCGTCCGCCTGCAGCCCAACAGGCATCCCGGACCAGGACAACGCACAGCCGCCCCCAGCCGCCCGCGCCGTCACCTCGGCGCGCACCAGCGTCGCCTGCGCCGTTGCACGCTCCAGAACCCACAGCGCGCCGCGCAGCAGGCCATGGCGCATCAGCAGGTCGTAAAGGCCGGAATCCATCACCACCAGCAGGCCGGGGCACTCCCCATAGCCGGGACGCTCCGGCGCGCGCAGAGCGCGGCGCACGAAGGTGGCGAGTGGCACCTCCTCCTCCCCCAACGCCGGGTCGGTGACGCAGCGAACGGAGGCACGGTCCGGCATATAGACAGCGTAGCGTCGACCGACCGCCACCTCCGCCCGCAACACGGCCCGGACCGTGAACAGCGCGGGGTGGCGCTTCTGGATGTGGGTCAGGATGGGGCGGTAGTCACGCTCCGACTCGGTCAGCATGCTCTCGCCACGGCGGCGGTAGCCGAATCCGGTGCCCGGCACATGCACGCCGTGAAAGCCGCGCTCCAGCCCTTGGAGCCAGAATTCCCAGTCCTCGCTGCCCTGTCGCATCGCCTCGTCGAAGCGGGCGCCACTGTCCAGCAGGCGGCGCGAGGCCATGCTACCCGCCTCGCTGACGTTGCGGAACAGATGCTCCAGTGGCGAATAGGCGCCCGACATGTCGCAGAATTCGAAAAAGCCGAACTTGTCCACATCCGGATAGACCCAGCCAACCTCCACCCCCGCCGACCGCAGCGCGTCCAACATCCGTTGCAGCAGATGGGGGTGGATGCGGTTGTCGGAATCGAGGAAGTAGATGGCTTCCAACGCCGGAAAGGCGTTCAATGCGAAGGCGATCCCGCTGTTGCGCGCCGCGCTCAGCCCGGCGTTGCGTTTGTGCAGATAATAGACCCGCCCCGGATGGGCCGCCGCGAACTCCCGGCAGACCTGCCCGGTCTCTGCAAAGGGGCAGCCGTCGTTGACCACCACCACGGCATAGGCAAAGTCCGTATCCTGGGCGAGCGCGGTGGACAAAGCCTCGACCAGCAGACCCGAATGCTTGTAGGTCGGCACGACAATGGCCGCGCGGACATCTTCGCCGTCACCGGACCTTGAATCGATATCGGTTCCAATGGAATGCATGGGGAAACGAAGTGATGACGTTCCGCTGTCGATAGCACCGCTTCCGCTTGGAGCCGATGTGATAAATCGCGGACCAGAGCGGTCCAGTCCGCAACCACCTTTCTGCTCCCCCTAGCTCAATCAGGCTGGAAGGCAGGCGGACTGATTGAGGCGGTTGATTCCAGCGCCGGGGAGTTTCGCTCTCCCCCGCCCTGCAGATCCGACGCCGCTCCGTCCCCGTCAGAACTTCGACCCCTTGATAAGCCATGACGTTTGCAATTCGTTTGCGTCCGCGCGATGGCGCGCAACGCAAAAGTGAAATGCTCCCCATTGCCCGGACGTGAACTGGCTGCCCTGATCGGTGTTGAAGATGTCTGGCCAGCCGTACCGCGCCATCGCCTTCTCCACGGCCACAATGCAGAACTCGACGTCCATACTGTTCAACAGCCGTCAAATCAGGACCTTGCGCGTCGCCCAGTCGTGCGGCGGGAGAGGCCGATCTTGATGCCGACCAACACGGGAGCGGCAATGACGAAGAGCAGGGCGACGGCGGTGAACGCCGTGTCGAAGGCGATCACCGTGGACTGCCCCGTCACGGTCCGGCCCAGAAGGCTCGTTGCGACCCGGCTCGCGGCGGCCGCCTCCAGCCCCTTCGCCGTCAGCGTCGCTGCGGTGGACACCAGCCACTCGATGGGCATGGAGCCTCCCGCGGTGACGTTGGCGCCGAGGACCGCAACGTTGGCGGAGATGTCATGGTCGATCAGGGTCTGGAGCGCCGCGACTCCCATCAGGCCGCCAAGCTGGCGACCGGTGTTGAAGAGGCCGATTCCGGCCGCCAGACTCCGGCGGTCGAGGGTGCCGAAAGCGATCAGGGTGATCGAGAGGAACAGGAAGCCGAGGCCAAGACCGCGCAATAGGATCGCCGCCATCATGTCGTCAGCACCGCTCTCGGCGGTCGAACCGGACAGCATCCACATGGCGCCCGTGA
This window contains:
- a CDS encoding glycosyltransferase family 2 protein codes for the protein MPTYKHSGLLVEALSTALAQDTDFAYAVVVVNDGCPFAETGQVCREFAAAHPGRVYYLHKRNAGLSAARNSGIAFALNAFPALEAIYFLDSDNRIHPHLLQRMLDALRSAGVEVGWVYPDVDKFGFFEFCDMSGAYSPLEHLFRNVSEAGSMASRRLLDSGARFDEAMRQGSEDWEFWLQGLERGFHGVHVPGTGFGYRRRGESMLTESERDYRPILTHIQKRHPALFTVRAVLRAEVAVGRRYAVYMPDRASVRCVTDPALGEEEVPLATFVRRALRAPERPGYGECPGLLVVMDSGLYDLLMRHGLLRGALWVLERATAQATLVRAEVTARAAGGGCALSWSGMPVGLQADAPFPLPDGGAAMTMLPTTVLLDLVRRQPVGTPLLERDPRKSCAEARLSLGLALPDAVQPPASADAALLALREEMAAAWSRPSNGGWAAAPIDRYRAGVAMPEDVYQTVHRLPSVLPLLPPAGNRRLAALVAEPADTEGLDTAVRMARWLAGKGYDAHLVALGGGHLSLTEAAAEVFASIIPHPLPLVLPEHPLTRRSAYLGTPLRPLGVDEEDMAVGTLAVFDLVVTVRHGVAHSLMGRLRALGVAGWALLGPSVAPDAPTLADAVNGCAAFEHAYQAIVPLDARTFRLCQALGLPPDKLRRWEDAMEPDTDWLACPPLSMCLSEPSAAA